The Geobacter sp. AOG2 genome includes a window with the following:
- a CDS encoding HD domain-containing protein yields the protein MDTTVAFLKELFPTSCHGRILLVGGCVRDHLLGREQSDIDLVTCLDEAELRACGFRRVDPRSTTTIWFRHDRAFGSIEVTQLPDVDAALATDLARRDFVVNAMAMTLNGKVIDPLGGRHYLEERLLATCSSNSFRDDPLRLFRAFRFEADDWRMTPESEALIREQEWGQLLSPVPVERFSREMLKSLECAEPERFFSRMLQFDVGRGYLPELFAMPAIPAGPLQHHPEGDLFSHSVQVLQRVTQRTPDPLARFCAFFHDIGKLVTNPEFYPKHHGHEDAGVAMARTLCERLRLPSDYRTALAWTSRLHGLLNRWGELRTATRLRTAQQAMKAGIGEILPLVAMADKPDGLFSKEKWERAVRISAMTTVELGIDEVRLEGIAPGKRADFILQRRVEMLRGGDGGGSG from the coding sequence ATGGACACGACCGTCGCATTTTTGAAAGAACTTTTCCCCACCTCCTGCCACGGGCGCATCCTCCTGGTGGGCGGCTGTGTGCGGGATCATCTGCTGGGACGGGAGCAATCCGACATCGACCTGGTCACCTGCCTCGATGAAGCGGAACTGCGCGCCTGCGGCTTCCGCCGGGTGGACCCCAGGAGTACGACCACGATCTGGTTCCGGCATGATCGGGCCTTCGGTTCCATTGAAGTGACACAATTGCCCGACGTGGACGCTGCCCTGGCCACGGACCTGGCCCGGCGCGATTTCGTCGTCAACGCCATGGCCATGACCCTGAACGGCAAGGTCATCGACCCTCTGGGGGGGAGGCACTATTTGGAAGAACGGCTCCTGGCCACCTGCTCTTCCAATTCGTTCAGGGACGATCCGCTGCGCCTGTTCCGCGCCTTCCGGTTCGAGGCCGACGACTGGCGGATGACGCCCGAAAGCGAAGCGTTGATCCGAGAGCAGGAATGGGGGCAGCTGTTGAGCCCCGTACCGGTGGAACGCTTCTCGCGAGAGATGCTGAAATCCTTGGAATGTGCAGAGCCGGAACGCTTTTTCAGCCGCATGCTCCAGTTCGACGTGGGGCGGGGCTACCTGCCGGAACTCTTTGCCATGCCCGCCATCCCGGCCGGTCCCTTGCAGCATCACCCCGAGGGGGACCTGTTCAGCCATAGCGTCCAGGTACTGCAACGGGTGACGCAGCGCACCCCTGACCCCCTGGCCCGGTTCTGCGCCTTTTTCCACGACATCGGCAAGCTGGTCACCAACCCGGAGTTCTACCCCAAACACCACGGCCACGAGGATGCGGGAGTCGCTATGGCCCGCACTCTGTGCGAGCGCCTGCGGCTGCCATCCGATTACCGCACGGCCCTGGCCTGGACCAGCAGGCTCCACGGCCTGCTCAACAGATGGGGGGAACTGCGGACAGCCACCCGGCTGAGGACGGCCCAGCAGGCCATGAAGGCTGGAATTGGGGAGATCCTGCCCCTAGTGGCGATGGCGGACAAGCCGGATGGCTTGTTTTCAAAAGAGAAATGGGAACGTGCTGTTCGGATTTCCGCCATGACCACCGTGGAGTTAGGAATCGACGAGGTACGGTTGGAGGGGATCGCGCCGGGGAAACGGGCGGATTTTATCTTGCAGAGAAGGGTCGAGATGTTGCGGGGCGGGGATGGAGGGGGAAGCGGGTAA
- a CDS encoding EamA family transporter, whose protein sequence is MSTPAFILIVTSAVMHALWNLLVKRSRHKTVFIWWMFIAATLLFSLCLPLAGEPFRWPAPATALMIAIGAVCYVLYHLLNGRAYRGGDLSVVYPLSQTSMIYVPIWGMILLKEHLSLVGVGGILLVILGTFAVQMQRLSLLELVRPFRNLRSSSVQSALAAGFIYSIGSIAEKTGVTNYSPLYFTYFLVLSMLAMMTLNLARPKYRLHIGQELREHWKLVLWSGPIIMASFLTFRYGLNLSPVSYAVPVRQVSILVGVVIGILFLGESFGRIRLVSALLILAGAALIRLG, encoded by the coding sequence ATGAGCACACCCGCCTTTATCCTGATCGTCACCTCGGCGGTCATGCATGCCCTCTGGAACCTGCTGGTGAAGCGCAGCCGCCACAAGACCGTCTTCATCTGGTGGATGTTCATAGCCGCCACCCTGCTCTTCAGCCTGTGCCTGCCGCTGGCGGGCGAGCCGTTCCGCTGGCCCGCCCCCGCAACCGCGCTCATGATCGCCATCGGCGCCGTCTGCTATGTCCTCTACCACCTCCTGAACGGCCGCGCGTACCGGGGCGGCGACCTGTCGGTCGTGTACCCCCTGTCCCAGACCTCCATGATCTACGTGCCGATCTGGGGCATGATCCTGCTGAAGGAACACCTGTCCCTCGTTGGCGTCGGCGGCATCCTGCTGGTGATCCTCGGGACCTTTGCGGTGCAGATGCAGCGCCTGTCCCTGCTGGAGCTGGTGCGTCCCTTCCGCAATCTGCGCAGCAGCTCGGTCCAGTCCGCCCTGGCCGCCGGGTTCATCTACTCCATCGGCTCCATAGCCGAAAAAACCGGGGTCACCAACTATTCCCCCCTCTATTTCACCTATTTCCTGGTCCTCTCCATGCTGGCCATGATGACCCTCAACCTGGCGCGCCCCAAGTATCGCCTCCATATTGGCCAGGAGTTGCGCGAGCACTGGAAGCTGGTACTCTGGAGCGGGCCGATCATCATGGCCTCGTTCCTCACCTTCCGCTACGGCCTCAATCTGTCGCCGGTCAGCTATGCCGTGCCGGTCCGCCAGGTCAGCATCCTGGTGGGGGTGGTGATCGGCATCCTGTTCCTGGGGGAGTCCTTCGGCAGGATTCGCCTGGTCTCGGCGCTGCTCATTCTGGCCGGGGCGGCCCTGATCAGGCTCGGATAA
- a CDS encoding zinc dependent phospholipase C family protein yields the protein MPKELTHWMLAAQSLAGLEDTRRLSVLIREHRALYLAGAVLPDTLLHLYFGPHGPAALRLAHQFHDTAGNSYAPLIRIEESYGAAGLPAEMLACLLGVLSHMEADIVFHPFVYAHSGVGDIGRHYHVETALDCHFSRQGIYFPAQRLDSLMTPAIRAELVTASALLFDPEGQLPRQALERALTLHCRIQALYGNTFWKLAARLLACLPVPLFKHARHLFYPLTRSEDDPGELPGTWRHPVTGEEKTETPDDLAKEVVQRTVALFQRIDAEDGLKEVLSASPGENLLTGLYGVTQRRMENHPA from the coding sequence ATGCCCAAGGAACTGACCCACTGGATGCTGGCCGCACAATCCCTGGCCGGGCTTGAGGACACGCGCCGCCTCTCTGTCCTTATACGTGAACACCGGGCCCTGTACCTGGCCGGCGCGGTCCTGCCCGACACCCTGCTGCATCTCTACTTCGGCCCCCATGGTCCGGCAGCCCTCAGGCTGGCCCATCAATTCCACGACACCGCAGGCAACAGTTATGCGCCGCTCATCCGGATCGAAGAGAGCTATGGGGCGGCAGGTCTTCCGGCGGAGATGCTGGCCTGCCTGCTGGGGGTGCTCTCCCATATGGAGGCCGACATCGTTTTTCACCCCTTTGTCTATGCCCACAGCGGCGTGGGGGATATCGGTCGTCATTACCATGTGGAGACCGCCCTGGATTGCCATTTCTCACGCCAGGGCATCTATTTCCCCGCGCAACGGCTGGATAGCCTCATGACACCCGCCATTCGGGCCGAGCTTGTTACTGCCAGCGCCCTTTTATTCGATCCCGAGGGTCAACTGCCGCGCCAGGCCCTGGAACGTGCTCTCACGCTCCATTGCCGCATCCAGGCCCTGTACGGCAATACCTTCTGGAAGCTGGCTGCCCGTCTGCTGGCCTGCCTGCCGGTTCCCCTGTTCAAACACGCGCGCCACCTGTTCTATCCCCTGACCCGGTCCGAGGATGATCCCGGCGAATTGCCCGGCACCTGGCGGCACCCGGTTACGGGCGAAGAGAAGACCGAAACGCCCGATGACCTGGCAAAGGAGGTGGTACAACGCACCGTGGCCTTGTTCCAGCGGATTGACGCCGAGGACGGCCTGAAGGAGGTACTCAGCGCTTCACCGGGAGAAAACCTGCTGACCGGCCTCTACGGCGTCACGCAGCGCAGGATGGAAAATCATCCGGCATAA
- a CDS encoding adenosine deaminase, whose product MNLDKISRKDLYDILCNMPKAELHIHIEGSLEPELLFELATRNGILLPYATIPELRAAYDFTDLQSFLDIYYAGAGVLQNEEDFFDMAWAYLKRAKTEHILHAEIFFDPQTHMARGIPFKTVINGLDRAISQAREELGLSASLIPCFLRHLSEDDAFAALEDALPFRDKFIGVGLDSSERGNPPEKFARVFARCRELGLRLVAHAGEEGPAEYIRHALDLLHAERIDHGVHSLDDPQLVARLAQQQIPLTICPLSNVKLRVFSSLSAHNIGTLLAAGIAVTINSDDPAYFGGYLNRNYTATFAALPELGAREAYQLARNSFQASFVDESIKNEWIRELDEFFSGMEQELTPAPNNGK is encoded by the coding sequence ATGAATCTCGATAAAATTTCACGCAAAGACCTGTATGACATTCTCTGCAACATGCCGAAAGCAGAACTGCATATTCACATTGAAGGCTCACTGGAGCCGGAACTGCTCTTTGAACTGGCAACGCGGAACGGGATTCTCCTCCCCTACGCCACTATCCCGGAACTGCGAGCAGCCTATGACTTTACCGATCTGCAGAGTTTCCTGGACATTTATTATGCCGGAGCCGGTGTGCTGCAAAATGAAGAAGATTTCTTCGATATGGCCTGGGCGTACCTGAAACGCGCCAAAACGGAACATATCCTCCATGCGGAAATCTTCTTTGATCCGCAGACACATATGGCCAGAGGAATTCCATTTAAAACGGTGATCAACGGGTTGGATCGGGCAATCAGTCAAGCCCGTGAGGAACTGGGACTCAGCGCTTCATTGATACCCTGTTTTTTGCGTCACCTGAGTGAAGATGACGCTTTTGCTGCGCTGGAGGATGCTCTTCCGTTCCGGGACAAGTTCATCGGGGTCGGACTTGACAGCAGTGAGCGCGGAAATCCGCCGGAGAAATTCGCCAGGGTATTTGCCCGCTGCCGGGAGTTGGGACTGCGACTTGTGGCTCATGCAGGTGAAGAAGGGCCAGCCGAATACATACGCCATGCCCTTGATCTACTGCACGCGGAAAGGATCGACCATGGTGTGCATTCTCTGGATGATCCCCAACTTGTCGCAAGGCTGGCGCAGCAACAGATACCGTTGACCATATGCCCCCTTTCAAACGTAAAACTCCGTGTCTTTTCGAGCCTTTCCGCTCACAACATCGGCACATTGCTGGCTGCCGGCATTGCCGTAACCATTAATTCCGACGATCCGGCCTATTTCGGTGGCTATCTGAACCGGAACTACACCGCTACGTTCGCGGCACTGCCGGAGCTTGGGGCAAGAGAAGCGTATCAACTGGCTCGTAACAGCTTCCAGGCCAGTTTTGTGGATGAAAGCATCAAAAATGAATGGATCAGGGAACTTGACGAATTCTTTTCGGGAATGGAACAAGAACTGACTCCTGCCCCGAATAATGGAAAATGA
- a CDS encoding class I SAM-dependent methyltransferase, whose product MFQRFISKQLARPSGLFGRLFTARWLEKANAGMNRLTIEGLALGAHDRLLEVGFGSGCLLEMVLANNLCSSIAGVDVSREMIQHVSGRLRRYIEEGKAEIRYGDIESLPYGNGEFSKLCSVNTLYFWHDPRVALAECLRVLGVGGRLTLCFNAKADLAQWPGHVYGFTLYELSQVEEMLAAAGFSAIEVMSRNDPGQGLYYCVTGTAA is encoded by the coding sequence TTGTTTCAAAGATTCATTTCCAAACAACTGGCAAGACCGTCGGGCCTGTTCGGACGATTATTCACTGCCCGATGGCTGGAAAAAGCTAATGCCGGGATGAACAGGCTGACGATTGAAGGACTTGCTCTGGGCGCACACGACCGGCTTCTTGAAGTGGGCTTTGGCAGTGGATGCCTCCTGGAAATGGTTCTGGCGAATAACTTGTGTAGCTCTATCGCCGGAGTGGACGTATCGCGCGAGATGATACAACATGTCAGTGGACGCCTTCGACGTTACATTGAAGAGGGGAAGGCCGAAATTCGATACGGAGATATTGAATCTCTTCCGTATGGTAATGGGGAATTCAGCAAACTCTGTAGTGTCAATACGCTGTATTTCTGGCATGATCCGAGGGTTGCCTTGGCCGAGTGCCTGCGTGTATTGGGAGTTGGCGGCCGGCTTACGCTCTGTTTCAACGCCAAGGCCGACCTTGCGCAGTGGCCCGGCCATGTGTACGGGTTTACCCTGTACGAACTGTCCCAAGTTGAGGAGATGCTTGCCGCCGCCGGTTTCTCGGCGATAGAGGTAATGAGTAGGAATGATCCCGGCCAGGGGCTCTATTACTGTGTTACCGGAACCGCAGCATAA
- a CDS encoding vitamin B12-dependent ribonucleotide reductase, translating to MKKESAHDTIPDLSKNAATVLEKRYLRRDTEGKVLETPADMFRRVAETIAAPDKQFDKKADIKGLAETFYRMMTSFEFLPNSPTLMNAGRQLGQLSACFVLPVGDSMEEIFDAVKFTALIHKSGGGTGFSFSRLRPANDVVSSTTGISSGPLSFMRVFDIATETIKQGGTRRGANMGILRVDHPDIMNFIMCKADQRHLNNFNISVGLTEKFMQAVERDEEYDLINPRDKKVIGKQNARKVFHRIVVQAWENGEPGIIFLDRLNRDNPTPHIGEIESTNPCGEQPLLPYESCNLGSINLGKFVKDNAVDWKKLKTVVHDSVHFLDNVIEANNYPLQQIHDMTHANRKVGLGVMGWADMLILLGVPYNSDEAIKLGKKVMKFINDEGHLASEELGKQRGSFPNFKGSIFDKKSAPPMRNATVTTIAPTGTISIISNASSGVEPLFAVSYIRTVMDKNVLVEVNPMFEQIAKERGFYSEALMKKIAEHGTVHDIPEVPEDVRRVFVTAHDITPEDHIQMQAAFQLYTDNAVSKTVNFPNSATMDDVEKAYMLAYETGCKGVTIYRDGSRDEQVLSTGKKEEQQAAVAATPVEEEKKAIKRDRPKALKGWTHQMQTGCGPLYVTINEDNSGLFELFTTMGKAGGCAASQSEAIGRMVSLAWRSGVQARQVIKQLLGISCHCPSGFGDNRILSCADAVAKAIQAHMVANGYDINAETATQERGACPDCGGIVEHEGGCCVCRVCGYSECA from the coding sequence ATGAAAAAGGAATCCGCACACGACACAATCCCCGACCTTTCCAAAAACGCCGCAACCGTCCTTGAAAAGCGTTACCTGAGGCGCGATACCGAGGGCAAGGTTCTGGAGACCCCGGCCGATATGTTTCGCCGGGTGGCCGAAACCATTGCTGCTCCCGATAAACAGTTCGACAAGAAGGCCGATATCAAAGGCTTGGCCGAAACGTTTTACCGCATGATGACCAGCTTCGAATTTCTTCCCAACTCCCCGACCCTGATGAATGCCGGCCGCCAACTGGGGCAGCTCTCGGCCTGTTTCGTCCTGCCGGTGGGCGACTCCATGGAAGAGATCTTCGACGCGGTTAAATTTACCGCCCTGATCCACAAATCCGGCGGCGGTACCGGTTTTTCGTTCTCGCGCCTGCGCCCGGCCAACGACGTGGTCAGCTCGACCACCGGCATCTCCAGCGGCCCGCTCTCCTTCATGCGGGTGTTCGACATCGCCACGGAAACCATCAAGCAGGGCGGTACGCGGCGCGGCGCCAACATGGGCATCCTGCGGGTCGATCACCCCGACATCATGAATTTCATCATGTGTAAGGCCGACCAGAGACACCTCAACAACTTCAACATCTCCGTCGGCTTGACCGAGAAATTCATGCAGGCCGTGGAACGGGACGAAGAGTATGATCTTATCAACCCCCGTGACAAGAAGGTTATAGGTAAACAAAACGCCCGCAAGGTCTTTCATCGCATCGTAGTGCAGGCCTGGGAAAACGGGGAGCCGGGCATTATCTTTCTGGACCGTCTCAACCGCGACAACCCCACTCCCCATATCGGCGAGATCGAGTCCACCAACCCCTGCGGCGAACAGCCGCTGCTCCCCTATGAGTCCTGTAATCTGGGCTCCATCAACCTGGGGAAATTCGTCAAGGACAACGCCGTTGACTGGAAGAAACTGAAAACCGTGGTACACGACTCGGTCCACTTCCTGGACAACGTTATCGAGGCCAACAACTATCCCCTGCAGCAGATCCACGACATGACCCACGCCAATCGCAAGGTCGGCCTGGGGGTCATGGGATGGGCCGACATGCTGATCCTGTTGGGGGTTCCCTACAACTCCGACGAGGCGATCAAACTGGGCAAAAAGGTGATGAAGTTCATCAACGACGAAGGGCACCTTGCATCCGAGGAACTTGGCAAGCAACGCGGTTCCTTCCCCAACTTCAAGGGTTCGATCTTCGACAAGAAGAGTGCGCCGCCCATGCGCAATGCCACGGTCACCACAATTGCCCCCACCGGCACCATCTCGATCATCTCCAACGCCTCCTCCGGCGTGGAGCCGCTCTTTGCCGTCTCCTACATCCGTACCGTCATGGACAAGAACGTGCTGGTTGAGGTCAACCCGATGTTCGAACAGATCGCCAAGGAGCGTGGCTTCTATTCCGAGGCGTTGATGAAGAAGATCGCCGAACACGGCACAGTACACGATATCCCCGAGGTCCCGGAGGACGTGCGCCGAGTATTCGTTACCGCCCACGACATCACTCCCGAAGACCATATCCAGATGCAGGCCGCCTTCCAGCTCTACACCGACAATGCGGTCTCCAAGACGGTCAATTTCCCTAATTCGGCTACCATGGACGATGTTGAAAAAGCCTATATGCTGGCCTACGAAACCGGCTGCAAGGGTGTCACCATCTACCGTGACGGTTCCCGCGACGAGCAGGTTCTCTCCACCGGCAAGAAAGAGGAACAGCAGGCTGCCGTCGCCGCCACGCCGGTGGAAGAGGAGAAAAAAGCCATCAAGCGCGACCGGCCCAAGGCGCTCAAGGGCTGGACCCACCAGATGCAAACCGGCTGCGGACCGCTCTATGTAACCATCAACGAAGACAACTCCGGACTATTCGAGCTCTTCACCACCATGGGCAAGGCCGGCGGTTGCGCCGCGTCCCAGAGCGAAGCCATCGGCCGCATGGTATCCCTGGCATGGCGTAGCGGCGTCCAGGCACGTCAGGTAATCAAGCAACTCCTGGGGATCTCCTGCCACTGCCCTTCCGGCTTCGGCGACAATCGCATCCTCTCCTGCGCCGACGCCGTGGCCAAGGCCATCCAGGCTCACATGGTGGCCAACGGCTATGACATCAACGCCGAAACCGCCACCCAGGAACGAGGCGCCTGTCCCGATTGCGGCGGCATCGTCGAGCACGAGGGGGGCTGCTGCGTCTGCCGCGTGTGCGGGTACTCGGAGTGTGCCTAG
- a CDS encoding right-handed parallel beta-helix repeat-containing protein: protein MKNLAFASIGFCLIILSLAGCQNTFVTREETPLNKSVMSARLHGIIPLEPARPPASHAFNTPATPSRESFDGLSDLRYEQATLTEDATWRGTVLIKGAVVVAPQATLRIEPGTTVRFARIEGSIKKARLVVLGRIQCIGTAERPIRFSSDAPTPVRGDWGGILLLSTEKRNQFEHTSVEGAETGIEAHFSAFTAKSVRVTLSKTGVVLRDSIVSAESSSFSACETGIEVHDGEFELRDSSVSTNRLGMSLSRSSVVLTSTSVTDNARYGILAEECRLRISSGSISSNGAGAVVTGGEGQIFMTRFMLNKDTALQLGSARMKVNRSLFADNDRDALRIEDGRATVWGCAFRGNGGFNLYNAGREVVTAVQNWWGGDDEKSVSSKVFGGSQEPRSGTVQVFPWLSSQPPILP from the coding sequence GTGAAGAACCTTGCGTTCGCGAGCATCGGCTTTTGCCTCATCATCCTGTCGCTGGCCGGTTGTCAAAACACTTTTGTTACGCGTGAAGAAACCCCGCTCAACAAAAGCGTCATGTCTGCCCGGTTACACGGCATTATCCCGCTTGAACCGGCCCGTCCGCCGGCCTCCCATGCCTTTAATACCCCGGCAACTCCCTCTAGGGAAAGTTTCGATGGCCTTTCCGACCTCCGTTACGAACAGGCGACCCTTACCGAAGACGCGACCTGGCGCGGGACCGTACTGATCAAGGGGGCCGTGGTGGTTGCCCCCCAGGCTACACTCCGCATCGAACCGGGGACGACGGTACGCTTTGCCCGCATCGAGGGGAGTATCAAAAAGGCCCGGCTGGTGGTCTTGGGACGCATTCAGTGCATCGGCACGGCCGAGCGTCCGATCCGGTTTTCGTCGGATGCTCCTACACCGGTCAGAGGGGATTGGGGCGGCATTCTGCTGCTCTCCACCGAAAAGCGCAACCAGTTTGAGCATACTTCCGTCGAAGGAGCGGAAACAGGCATTGAAGCGCACTTCTCGGCCTTTACCGCCAAGTCGGTGCGAGTCACCCTCTCGAAGACAGGTGTGGTGCTGCGCGACAGCATTGTCAGTGCCGAGTCGTCGAGTTTTTCCGCCTGCGAAACGGGTATCGAAGTCCACGACGGCGAATTCGAGCTGCGCGACAGCAGCGTGAGTACGAACCGCTTGGGCATGTCCCTGTCTCGATCCTCAGTCGTTCTTACATCCACCAGTGTGACGGATAACGCTCGCTACGGCATTCTGGCCGAGGAATGCCGCCTCAGGATCAGTTCCGGCAGCATCTCCTCCAACGGCGCCGGGGCCGTGGTAACGGGCGGTGAAGGGCAGATCTTCATGACGCGCTTCATGCTCAACAAGGATACGGCCCTGCAACTCGGTTCCGCCCGCATGAAGGTCAACCGCTCCCTTTTCGCCGACAACGACCGCGACGCCCTGCGGATCGAGGATGGCCGGGCAACAGTCTGGGGATGCGCTTTCCGCGGTAACGGCGGCTTCAATCTCTACAACGCCGGGCGGGAAGTTGTGACTGCCGTTCAGAACTGGTGGGGCGGCGACGATGAAAAGAGCGTTTCATCCAAGGTCTTCGGCGGTTCACAGGAGCCGCGTTCCGGTACGGTGCAGGTATTCCCCTGGCTTTCCAGCCAGCCGCCCATTCTGCCTTGA
- a CDS encoding aminotransferase class V-fold PLP-dependent enzyme, producing the protein MSIYLDNAATSHPKPESIYQAVMHAMREIGASPGRGGHRRSLEAGRLLLQARDAIAALFAIPDSSRIIMTHSTTEALNLALRGVLTPGDHVITTSMEHNSLMRPLVALRAFGVEMTIVRADGTGMVDPDDVRRALRPTTRMIALAHISNVCGTIQAIDSMGAIAREAGALFLLDAAQSAGSEPIDVIRTGIDLLAAPGHKGLYGPQGTGFLYVSPSVSLKPLLQGGTGTSSSSEEQPLILPDGFEAGTHNLPGIAGLRAGVEFVLEQGVVAIGDKERRLVASATERLAELPQVTLYGPSDPALRGGVLSFTVAGADPAALAFMLDHNHDIAVRAGLHCAPRAHRTLGSFPGGTLRMSPGWFSTGEEIAIFCDAVVECCRL; encoded by the coding sequence ATGTCCATCTATCTCGATAACGCGGCAACATCCCATCCAAAGCCGGAATCCATTTACCAGGCAGTCATGCACGCCATGCGGGAGATTGGCGCGTCACCGGGACGCGGGGGGCACCGGCGTTCCCTGGAGGCCGGCCGTTTGCTGCTTCAGGCGCGTGACGCCATCGCCGCCCTGTTTGCCATCCCCGATTCTTCACGGATCATCATGACCCATAGCACGACCGAGGCCCTCAACCTGGCGCTTCGTGGAGTTCTTACCCCCGGCGACCATGTGATCACCACCTCCATGGAGCATAATTCGCTGATGCGCCCCCTGGTTGCGCTGCGCGCCTTTGGGGTTGAGATGACCATCGTCAGGGCCGACGGCACGGGCATGGTGGACCCGGACGATGTCAGGCGCGCTCTGCGGCCCACTACCCGTATGATCGCCCTGGCGCATATCTCCAACGTATGCGGCACAATCCAGGCCATCGACAGCATGGGGGCAATCGCCCGTGAGGCCGGTGCGCTGTTCCTACTGGATGCAGCCCAATCGGCGGGCAGCGAACCGATCGATGTGATCAGGACCGGTATCGACCTTTTGGCCGCGCCGGGACACAAGGGGCTCTACGGCCCCCAGGGAACCGGGTTCCTCTATGTCTCGCCATCCGTCTCCCTGAAACCGCTTCTTCAGGGCGGGACCGGCACCAGTTCCTCTTCCGAGGAGCAACCCCTGATCCTGCCGGACGGTTTTGAAGCGGGGACTCATAACCTGCCAGGTATTGCCGGGCTCAGGGCAGGGGTCGAATTCGTCCTGGAGCAGGGCGTTGTCGCCATCGGGGACAAGGAACGCCGACTGGTGGCGTCAGCCACAGAACGTCTGGCCGAACTGCCGCAGGTAACGCTTTATGGCCCCTCCGACCCGGCCCTGCGGGGAGGCGTACTTTCTTTTACCGTTGCGGGAGCCGACCCGGCAGCCCTGGCATTTATGCTGGACCACAACCATGATATTGCGGTGCGGGCCGGATTGCACTGCGCCCCCCGGGCGCACCGCACCCTGGGCAGTTTTCCCGGCGGCACCCTGCGTATGAGTCCGGGCTGGTTCTCCACGGGCGAAGAGATTGCTATTTTCTGCGATGCCGTTGTAGAATGCTGCCGTCTGTAA
- a CDS encoding PhoH family protein: MKNFILDTNVLLHDPQSLFRFQDNNIIIPITVIEEVDRFKKDMNETGRNARQISRILDTMREKGSLASGVTLPGQGTLRVELFSENYLKRLPVDLRVDSGDNRILAVALDMRDRFPDTELIFVTKDTNLRIKADAIGLAAEDYESDKIDIQDLYSGTRSIEMAPDAVDRFYGQNWLEAPEGLAPNEFITITDNTNPSHTAICRYDADSGHIVPVRKVPKEGIWSIFARNREQSFALDVLMDDSIKLVTLVGKAGTGKTLLAIAAGLHKTAEENVYNRLLVSRPVFPMGKDLGFLPGDIEEKLTPWMQPIFDNVELLISGHESEKRHSKGYKELMAMGLLDIEPLTYIRGRSIPNQYLIVDEAQNLTPHEIKTIVTRVGEGTKIILTGDPYQIDNPYVDSSSNGLSFLVERFKGEKIAAHVTLTKGERSELAELAANLL, from the coding sequence GTGAAAAACTTCATCCTCGATACCAACGTACTGCTGCATGACCCCCAATCCCTGTTCAGATTCCAGGACAACAACATCATCATTCCCATAACCGTCATCGAAGAGGTCGACCGCTTCAAGAAAGACATGAACGAAACCGGCCGTAACGCCCGCCAGATCTCGCGTATCCTCGACACCATGCGGGAAAAGGGATCGCTGGCATCCGGCGTTACGCTCCCTGGCCAGGGAACCCTGCGGGTTGAGCTGTTCAGCGAAAACTATCTCAAACGGTTGCCGGTCGATCTGCGGGTAGACAGCGGCGACAACCGCATCCTGGCGGTAGCCCTGGATATGCGCGACCGCTTTCCCGACACCGAGCTCATCTTTGTTACCAAGGACACCAACCTGCGTATCAAGGCCGATGCCATCGGTTTGGCCGCCGAGGATTACGAATCGGATAAGATCGATATCCAGGATCTCTATTCCGGAACCCGCAGCATCGAGATGGCGCCCGATGCCGTGGACCGGTTCTACGGGCAGAACTGGCTGGAGGCGCCGGAAGGGCTCGCTCCCAACGAGTTCATCACCATCACGGACAACACCAACCCTTCCCATACCGCGATCTGCCGCTACGATGCGGACAGCGGGCACATCGTCCCGGTGCGGAAGGTCCCCAAGGAAGGTATCTGGAGCATCTTCGCCCGCAACCGCGAACAGTCCTTTGCCTTGGACGTTCTGATGGACGACTCCATCAAACTGGTGACCCTGGTGGGCAAGGCGGGCACCGGCAAGACGCTTCTGGCCATCGCCGCAGGCCTGCACAAGACAGCCGAAGAAAATGTGTACAACCGCCTTCTGGTTTCCCGGCCTGTGTTCCCCATGGGCAAGGATCTGGGATTTTTGCCGGGTGACATCGAGGAAAAACTGACCCCCTGGATGCAGCCGATCTTTGACAACGTGGAACTGCTCATCTCGGGGCACGAGTCGGAGAAGCGCCACAGCAAGGGGTACAAAGAGCTGATGGCCATGGGGCTTTTGGACATCGAACCGCTGACCTACATCCGCGGTCGTTCCATCCCCAATCAATATCTGATTGTGGATGAGGCCCAAAACCTGACCCCCCATGAGATCAAGACCATCGTTACCCGGGTGGGGGAGGGGACCAAGATCATACTGACCGGCGACCCCTACCAGATCGACAACCCCTACGTGGATTCGTCCAGCAACGGTCTGAGCTTCCTGGTGGAGAGGTTCAAGGGGGAGAAGATAGCCGCCCATGTGACCCTGACTAAAGGGGAACGCTCGGAGCTGGCGGAACTGGCGGCAAACCTGCTGTAG